In Streptomyces alboniger, the following are encoded in one genomic region:
- the dnaE gene encoding DNA polymerase III subunit alpha: protein MTKPPFTHLHVHTQYSLLDGAARLKDMFNACNEMGMTHIAMSDHGNLHGAYDFFHSAQKAGVTPIIGIEAYVAPESRRNKRKIQWGQPHQKRDDVSGSGGYTHKTIWAANKTGLHNLFRLSSDAYAEGWLQKWPRMDKETISQWSEGLIASTGCPSGELQTRLRLGQYEEARKAAGEYQDIFGKDRYFLELMDHGIEIERRVRDDLLKIGKELGIPPLVTNDSHYTYAHESTAHDALLCIQTGKNLSDPDRFRFDGTGYYLKSTDEMYAIDSSDAWQEGCRNTLLVAEQIDTTGMFEKRDLMPKFDIPEGFTEVTWFQEEVRRGMERRYPGGVPEDRQKQAEYEMDIIIQMGFPGYFLVVADFIMWAKNNGIAVGPGRGSAAGSIVAYAMGITDLDPITHGLIFERFLNPERVSMPDVDIDFDERRRVEVIRYVTEKYGADKVAMIGTYGKIKAKNAIKDSARVLGYPYAMGDRLTKAMPADVLGKGIDLDGITNPTHPRYSEAGEIRGMYENEPDVKKVIDTAKGVEGLVRQMGVHAAGVIMSSEPIVDHAPIWVRHTDGVTITQWDYPQCESLGLLKMDFLGLRNLTIMDDAVKMVRANKGVDLEMLSLPLDDPKTFELLCRGDTLGVFQFDGGPMRSLLRQMQPDNFEDISAVSALYRPGPMGMNSHTNYAERKNGRQEITPIHPELEEPLKETLGLTYGLIVYQEQVQKAAQIVAGYSLGEADILRRVMGKKKPEELEKNFVLFQAGARKNGYSDEAIQALWDVLVPFAGYAFNKAHSSAYGLVTYWTAYLKANYPAEYMAALLTSVKDDKDKSAVYLNECRRMGIKVLPPNVNESVHNFAAQGDDVILFGLEAVRNVGTNVVESIIRSRKAKGKFTSFPDYLDKVEATACNKRTTESLIKAGAFDTMGHTRKGLTAQYEPMIDNVVAVKRKEAEGQFDLFGGMGEESGGDEPGFGLDVEFSEDEWEKTYLLAQEREMLGLYVSDHPLFGLEHVLSDKADAGIGQLTGGDFSDGSVVTIGGIISGLQRKMTKQGNAWAIATVEDLAGSIECMFFPATYQLVSTQLVEDAVVFVKGRLDKREDVPRLVAMELQVPDLSNAGTNAPVVITIPTVKVSPPMVHRLGEVLSHHRGNSEVRIKLQGAQKTTVLRLDRHRVKPDPALFGDLKVLLGPSCLAG, encoded by the coding sequence GTGACCAAGCCGCCCTTCACGCACCTGCACGTCCACACGCAGTACTCGCTTCTGGACGGTGCCGCGCGGCTCAAGGACATGTTCAACGCGTGCAATGAGATGGGCATGACGCATATCGCGATGTCCGACCACGGCAACCTGCACGGCGCGTACGACTTCTTCCACTCGGCGCAGAAGGCGGGCGTGACGCCGATCATCGGCATCGAGGCGTACGTCGCCCCGGAGTCGCGGCGCAACAAGCGGAAGATCCAGTGGGGCCAGCCGCACCAGAAGCGCGACGACGTGTCGGGTTCGGGTGGTTACACCCACAAGACGATCTGGGCGGCGAACAAGACGGGCCTGCACAACCTCTTCCGCCTCTCCTCCGACGCGTACGCGGAAGGCTGGCTGCAGAAGTGGCCGCGCATGGACAAGGAGACGATCTCCCAGTGGTCGGAGGGCCTCATCGCCTCCACGGGGTGCCCGTCGGGGGAGCTCCAGACGCGGTTGCGCCTCGGGCAGTACGAGGAGGCGCGGAAGGCCGCCGGTGAGTACCAGGACATCTTCGGCAAGGACCGGTACTTCCTGGAGCTGATGGACCACGGCATCGAGATCGAGCGCCGGGTCCGTGACGACCTGTTGAAGATCGGCAAGGAGCTGGGGATCCCGCCGCTGGTCACGAACGACTCGCACTACACGTACGCGCACGAGTCGACCGCCCACGACGCCCTGCTGTGCATCCAGACCGGCAAGAACCTCTCGGACCCGGACCGCTTCCGGTTCGACGGCACCGGCTACTACCTGAAGTCCACGGACGAGATGTACGCCATCGACTCCTCGGACGCGTGGCAGGAGGGCTGCCGCAACACCCTCCTGGTCGCCGAGCAGATCGACACCACGGGGATGTTCGAGAAGCGCGACCTGATGCCGAAGTTCGACATCCCCGAGGGCTTCACCGAGGTCACCTGGTTCCAGGAGGAAGTCCGGCGCGGCATGGAGCGCCGCTATCCGGGAGGTGTCCCCGAGGACCGGCAGAAGCAGGCCGAGTACGAGATGGACATCATCATCCAGATGGGCTTCCCGGGGTACTTCCTCGTGGTCGCCGACTTCATCATGTGGGCGAAGAACAACGGCATCGCGGTGGGCCCGGGCCGAGGCTCCGCGGCCGGTTCGATCGTGGCGTACGCCATGGGCATCACCGACCTCGACCCGATCACGCACGGCCTGATCTTCGAGCGGTTCCTCAACCCCGAGCGCGTCTCCATGCCCGACGTCGACATCGACTTCGACGAGCGCAGGCGCGTCGAGGTGATCAGGTACGTGACGGAGAAGTACGGCGCCGACAAGGTCGCCATGATCGGCACGTACGGCAAGATCAAGGCGAAGAACGCCATCAAGGACTCCGCGCGCGTGCTCGGATATCCGTACGCGATGGGCGACCGCCTCACCAAGGCGATGCCCGCCGACGTCCTCGGCAAGGGCATCGACCTCGACGGCATCACCAACCCCACCCACCCGCGCTACAGCGAGGCGGGCGAGATCCGGGGGATGTACGAGAACGAGCCGGACGTGAAGAAGGTCATCGACACCGCCAAGGGTGTGGAGGGCCTGGTCCGGCAGATGGGCGTGCACGCGGCCGGCGTGATCATGTCCAGCGAGCCGATCGTCGACCACGCCCCGATCTGGGTGCGGCACACCGACGGCGTGACCATCACGCAGTGGGACTACCCCCAGTGCGAGTCGCTCGGCCTGCTCAAGATGGACTTCCTGGGCCTGCGCAACCTCACCATCATGGACGACGCGGTCAAGATGGTGCGGGCCAACAAGGGCGTCGACCTGGAGATGCTCTCCCTCCCGCTGGACGACCCGAAGACCTTCGAACTGCTCTGCCGCGGTGACACGCTCGGCGTCTTCCAGTTCGACGGCGGCCCGATGCGCTCGCTGCTGCGCCAGATGCAGCCCGACAACTTCGAGGACATCTCCGCCGTCTCGGCCCTGTACCGGCCGGGCCCGATGGGCATGAACTCGCACACGAACTACGCCGAGCGCAAGAACGGCCGCCAGGAGATCACGCCGATCCACCCGGAGCTCGAAGAGCCCCTGAAGGAGACGCTGGGCCTGACCTACGGCCTCATCGTGTACCAGGAGCAGGTGCAGAAGGCCGCCCAGATCGTCGCGGGCTACAGCCTCGGCGAGGCCGACATCCTGCGCCGCGTGATGGGCAAGAAGAAGCCCGAGGAGCTGGAGAAGAACTTCGTCCTCTTCCAGGCGGGCGCCCGGAAGAACGGCTACTCCGACGAGGCCATCCAGGCGCTGTGGGACGTCCTGGTCCCCTTCGCCGGCTACGCCTTCAACAAGGCGCACTCCTCCGCGTACGGCCTGGTCACCTACTGGACCGCCTACCTCAAGGCGAACTACCCGGCCGAGTACATGGCCGCGCTGCTCACCTCGGTGAAGGACGACAAGGACAAGTCGGCCGTCTACCTCAACGAGTGCCGCCGCATGGGCATCAAGGTCCTCCCGCCGAACGTGAACGAGTCCGTGCACAACTTCGCCGCCCAGGGCGACGACGTGATCCTCTTCGGCCTGGAGGCGGTCCGCAACGTCGGTACGAACGTGGTGGAGTCGATCATCCGCTCGCGCAAGGCGAAGGGGAAGTTCACCTCCTTCCCCGACTACCTCGACAAGGTCGAGGCGACCGCCTGCAACAAGCGCACCACCGAATCGCTCATCAAGGCGGGCGCGTTCGACACCATGGGGCACACCCGCAAGGGCCTGACCGCGCAGTACGAGCCGATGATCGACAACGTGGTCGCGGTGAAGAGGAAGGAAGCCGAGGGTCAATTCGACCTCTTCGGCGGCATGGGCGAGGAGTCCGGCGGCGACGAGCCGGGCTTCGGGCTCGACGTGGAGTTCTCCGAGGACGAGTGGGAGAAGACCTACCTGCTCGCCCAGGAGCGGGAGATGCTCGGGCTCTACGTCTCCGACCACCCGCTCTTCGGCCTGGAGCACGTGCTCTCCGACAAGGCCGACGCGGGGATCGGACAGCTCACCGGCGGTGACTTCTCCGACGGCTCGGTCGTCACCATCGGCGGCATCATCTCCGGCCTCCAGCGCAAGATGACCAAGCAGGGCAACGCCTGGGCCATCGCCACCGTCGAGGACCTCGCCGGTTCCATCGAGTGCATGTTCTTCCCAGCGACGTACCAGCTGGTCTCGACCCAACTCGTCGAGGACGCGGTGGTCTTCGTCAAGGGACGCCTCGACAAGCGCGAGGACGTGCCGCGGCTCGTCGCGATGGAGCTCCAGGTCCCCGACCTGTCGAACGCGGGCACCAACGCGCCCGTGGTGATCACCATCCCGACCGTCAAGGTGAGCCCGCCGATGGTCCACCGCCTCGGCGAGGTCCTCAGCCACCACCGCGGCAACAGCGAGGTGCGGATCAAGCTCCAGGGGGCGCAGAAG
- a CDS encoding DUF2252 domain-containing protein, producing MSVPQPTADQRGEQILAVFGTAFGELLAADPAAFRVKFRKMASSAFAFYRGTACLFYADLEREQHGGPYLDDRTGRVWIHGDLHAENFGTYMDAQGRLIFNVNDFDEAYVGPFTWDLKRFAASVALIGYSKALSDGQISDLVRTYAAAYRERIHDLATGAKSDEVPPFTLDTAQGALLDALRDARSLTRFGLLDSMTEIRDFERRFAPGGGSIELDAATRYKVLAAFDGYLETLPESSLTRPDSYRVKDVVGRRGIGIGSAGLPSYNILLEGNSDALENDVVIYLKQAQTPAVSRHITDPAVRGYFQHEGHRTVISQRALQAHADPWLGWTELDGAGQLVAEVSPYAVDLDWSDIDDLEEIASVVADLGRATATMHAAADDESGHSDLVPFSTERAIDAAIAADEAGFGDLLVDFAHSYGARAREDHQIFVDLFRNGRIPGL from the coding sequence ATGTCCGTCCCGCAGCCCACGGCCGATCAGCGCGGTGAGCAGATCCTCGCCGTCTTCGGCACCGCTTTCGGCGAGCTGCTTGCCGCGGACCCCGCCGCGTTCCGGGTGAAGTTCCGGAAGATGGCCTCCTCCGCCTTCGCGTTCTACCGCGGCACGGCCTGCCTGTTCTACGCCGACCTGGAGCGCGAGCAGCACGGCGGACCGTATCTGGACGACCGTACGGGCCGGGTGTGGATCCACGGCGACCTGCACGCGGAGAACTTCGGCACGTACATGGACGCCCAGGGCCGCCTGATCTTCAACGTGAACGACTTCGACGAGGCGTACGTCGGCCCCTTCACCTGGGACCTGAAGCGCTTCGCCGCCTCCGTGGCCCTGATCGGCTACTCCAAGGCGCTCAGCGACGGCCAGATCTCCGACCTGGTGCGGACCTACGCCGCGGCGTACCGCGAGCGCATCCACGACCTGGCGACGGGCGCCAAGAGCGACGAGGTGCCGCCCTTCACGCTGGACACCGCCCAGGGCGCCCTTCTGGACGCGCTGCGCGACGCGCGCTCCCTGACCCGCTTCGGACTGCTCGACTCGATGACCGAGATCCGCGACTTCGAGCGCCGCTTCGCGCCCGGGGGCGGCTCCATCGAGCTGGACGCCGCCACGCGCTACAAGGTCCTCGCGGCCTTCGACGGCTATCTGGAGACGCTGCCGGAGTCCTCGCTCACCCGCCCCGACTCCTACCGCGTGAAGGACGTCGTGGGCCGGCGCGGCATCGGCATCGGCTCCGCGGGCCTGCCCTCGTACAACATCCTCCTCGAGGGCAACAGCGACGCGCTGGAGAACGACGTCGTGATCTACCTCAAGCAGGCGCAGACCCCGGCGGTCTCCCGGCACATCACGGACCCGGCGGTGCGGGGCTACTTCCAGCACGAGGGGCACCGCACGGTCATCTCGCAGCGCGCGCTCCAGGCGCACGCCGACCCGTGGCTGGGCTGGACCGAGCTGGACGGCGCGGGCCAGCTGGTCGCCGAGGTCTCGCCGTACGCGGTGGACCTGGACTGGTCGGACATCGACGACCTGGAGGAGATCGCCTCGGTCGTCGCCGACCTCGGCCGTGCCACCGCCACGATGCACGCGGCGGCGGACGACGAGAGCGGCCACTCGGACCTGGTGCCGTTCTCCACGGAGCGCGCCATCGACGCCGCGATCGCCGCCGACGAGGCCGGCTTCGGGGACCTGCTCGTCGACTTCGCGCACAGCTACGGCGCACGCGCGCGGGAAGACCACCAGATCTTCGTCGACCTGTTCCGTAACGGTCGGATTCCAGGTCTGTAA
- a CDS encoding thioredoxin domain-containing protein, whose translation MSKRNSQAAKSAARERIRAQQEAERKREKRKRAVIVGVSIVGVLAIAGGVGYAVMEANKPGYWDAAKDDKLVKPANTSGANGTTVVLGKDSAKKTLKLYEDPRCPVCAGFEQAVGPTIEKDLKDGKYKLQFVGATFLDNGIPGEGSRNALSAMGAALNVSDDAFLAFKKALYSAKNHPAEQDDKFKNDSYLLKIADEVPELKKSASFKKDVKDGTFDRWALEMSEKFDDNKDGVRGTPSLVMDGKQLTAPGSKNAPSTAKDFKTVVDKALKG comes from the coding sequence ATGAGCAAGCGCAACAGCCAGGCCGCCAAGTCCGCCGCCCGCGAGCGGATCCGCGCTCAGCAGGAGGCCGAGCGCAAGCGCGAGAAGCGCAAGCGCGCGGTGATCGTCGGTGTCTCGATCGTCGGCGTCCTCGCGATCGCCGGCGGCGTCGGCTACGCCGTGATGGAGGCCAACAAGCCCGGCTACTGGGACGCCGCGAAGGACGACAAGCTGGTCAAGCCCGCGAACACCTCGGGCGCGAACGGCACGACGGTCGTTCTCGGCAAGGACTCGGCGAAGAAGACCCTCAAGCTCTACGAGGACCCGCGCTGCCCGGTCTGCGCCGGCTTCGAGCAGGCTGTCGGCCCGACCATCGAGAAGGACCTGAAGGACGGCAAGTACAAGCTCCAGTTCGTCGGCGCCACCTTCCTCGACAACGGCATCCCCGGCGAGGGCTCCAGGAACGCCCTGAGCGCGATGGGCGCGGCGCTGAACGTCAGCGACGACGCGTTCCTCGCGTTCAAGAAGGCGCTGTACTCGGCGAAGAACCACCCCGCCGAGCAGGACGACAAGTTCAAGAACGACTCCTACCTCCTGAAGATCGCCGACGAGGTCCCCGAGCTGAAGAAGAGCGCGTCCTTCAAGAAGGACGTCAAGGACGGGACCTTCGACCGCTGGGCCCTGGAGATGTCGGAGAAGTTCGACGACAACAAGGACGGCGTCAGGGGCACGCCCTCCCTCGTCATGGACGGCAAGCAGCTGACCGCTCCCGGCTCGAAGAACGCGCCGAGCACGGCGAAGGACTTCAAGACCGTGGTCGACAAGGCCCTCAAGGGCTGA
- a CDS encoding alkaline phosphatase D family protein, translating into MTSRTDLQQALNSVAPSRRTVVKAAAATAALGAPLAAAPAHAADAPAFHHGVASGDPLPDGVLLWTRVTPAPDAVPGSGKGPDTEVRWEIAEDKGFSRVVSRGSTTARAASDHTVKADVRGLRQATTYYFRFSVGDASPVHSPVGRTRTTPAHDASAHGVRFGVVSCANWEAGYFSAYRHLAARTELDAVLHLGDYLYEYPSGEYPRAENVVRQHEPRHEIVTLADYRTRHGVHKTDRDAQAMHATHPVIAIWDDHEFADNAWQGGAGNHSPETEGAWAERVAAAKQAYFEWMPVRPSTEGTVYRRVRFGKLADLHLLDLRSFRSQQAGTGSGAVDDPDRTLTGRAQLDWLKSGLASSDAAWKLVGTSVMISPVAFGALPAHLLKPLAKLLGLPQEGIAINVDQWDGYTDDRRELISHLRDNDIRNTVFLTGDIHMAWANDVPVRAATYPLSPSAATEFVVTSVSSDNIDDLLGVAPHTVSLAAATTLKAANRHVKWLDMDSHGYGVLDVTAERSQMDYYALSDRTDPDATSSWVRSYRTLSGTQEVERVREPVR; encoded by the coding sequence GTGACCAGTCGAACTGATCTTCAGCAGGCGCTCAACTCCGTGGCCCCGAGCCGCCGTACGGTCGTCAAGGCCGCAGCCGCCACCGCCGCGCTCGGCGCCCCGCTCGCCGCCGCCCCCGCACACGCCGCCGACGCCCCCGCCTTCCACCACGGCGTCGCCTCGGGGGACCCGCTGCCCGACGGTGTCCTGCTCTGGACCCGGGTGACGCCCGCGCCGGACGCCGTGCCCGGATCCGGCAAGGGGCCCGACACCGAGGTGAGGTGGGAGATAGCCGAGGACAAGGGCTTCTCCAGAGTCGTCAGCCGTGGCTCCACCACCGCGCGGGCCGCCTCCGACCACACGGTCAAAGCCGACGTAAGGGGCTTGCGCCAGGCGACCACCTATTACTTCCGCTTCTCCGTGGGCGATGCCTCCCCGGTGCACTCCCCCGTGGGCCGCACCCGCACCACCCCCGCGCACGACGCCTCCGCTCACGGCGTCCGCTTCGGTGTGGTGTCCTGCGCGAACTGGGAGGCCGGCTACTTCTCGGCGTACCGCCACCTCGCGGCCCGCACCGAACTGGACGCGGTCCTGCACCTCGGGGACTACCTCTACGAGTACCCGAGCGGCGAGTACCCGCGGGCCGAGAACGTCGTACGTCAGCACGAGCCCCGGCACGAGATCGTCACGCTCGCCGACTACCGCACCCGGCACGGCGTCCACAAGACCGACCGGGACGCGCAGGCGATGCACGCCACGCACCCGGTCATCGCGATCTGGGACGACCACGAGTTCGCCGACAACGCCTGGCAGGGCGGCGCGGGGAACCACTCCCCCGAGACCGAGGGGGCCTGGGCGGAACGCGTGGCGGCGGCCAAGCAGGCCTACTTCGAGTGGATGCCGGTACGCCCGTCCACCGAGGGCACCGTCTACCGCCGCGTCCGCTTCGGCAAGCTGGCCGACCTGCACCTGCTCGACCTGCGCTCCTTCCGCTCCCAGCAGGCGGGCACCGGCAGCGGCGCGGTGGACGACCCGGACCGTACGCTCACCGGCCGCGCGCAGCTCGACTGGCTGAAGTCGGGCCTCGCGTCCTCGGACGCCGCCTGGAAACTGGTCGGCACGTCGGTGATGATCTCGCCGGTCGCCTTCGGCGCCCTGCCTGCCCATCTCCTCAAGCCGCTCGCGAAGCTGCTCGGCCTGCCCCAGGAGGGCATCGCCATCAACGTGGACCAGTGGGACGGCTACACGGACGACCGCAGGGAACTCATCTCCCACCTGCGCGACAACGACATCCGCAACACCGTCTTCCTGACGGGCGACATCCACATGGCCTGGGCGAACGACGTACCGGTCAGGGCGGCCACGTATCCGCTGAGCCCCTCGGCCGCCACCGAGTTCGTCGTCACCTCGGTCAGCTCCGACAACATCGACGACCTGCTCGGCGTCGCCCCGCACACGGTGTCCCTGGCGGCCGCGACCACCCTCAAGGCGGCCAACCGCCATGTGAAGTGGCTGGACATGGACTCGCACGGCTACGGCGTCCTCGACGTCACCGCCGAGCGCTCGCAGATGGACTACTACGCGCTCTCCGACCGGACCGACCCCGACGCGACCTCGTCCTGGGTCCGTTCGTACCGCACGCTCAGCGGCACGCAGGAGGTCGAGCGGGTACGCGAGCCGGTGCGCTGA
- a CDS encoding dienelactone hydrolase family protein, with the protein MNIMLFHSTYGLRPAVHAAADRLRAEGHEVWTPDLFGGRTFDDVEAGRAFQDEIGKDELLKRAILAAAPYSERGLVYAGFSLGAATAQTLALGDAKARGLLLLHGTSDIAENASVDELPVQLHVAEPDPFETDDWLSAWYLRMGRAGADVEIYRYAGAGHLFTDPGLDDYDADAAEKTWRTAIGFLETL; encoded by the coding sequence ATGAACATCATGCTTTTCCACTCGACGTACGGGCTGCGGCCCGCGGTGCACGCGGCGGCGGACCGGCTGCGCGCCGAGGGGCACGAGGTGTGGACCCCGGATCTGTTCGGCGGCCGCACGTTCGACGACGTCGAGGCCGGAAGGGCCTTCCAGGACGAGATCGGCAAGGACGAACTCCTGAAGCGGGCGATTCTCGCCGCCGCCCCCTACTCCGAGCGCGGTCTCGTCTACGCGGGCTTCTCCCTCGGCGCCGCGACCGCCCAGACCCTCGCGCTCGGTGACGCGAAGGCGCGCGGTCTGCTGCTCCTGCACGGCACGTCCGACATCGCGGAGAACGCGTCCGTGGACGAGCTGCCGGTGCAGCTGCACGTGGCGGAGCCCGACCCGTTCGAGACGGACGACTGGCTGAGCGCCTGGTACCTCCGGATGGGCCGGGCCGGGGCCGATGTGGAGATCTACCGCTACGCGGGAGCGGGACACCTCTTCACCGACCCGGGCCTCGACGACTACGACGCCGATGCCGCGGAGAAGACGTGGCGCACGGCGATCGGTTTCCTGGAGACGCTCTGA
- a CDS encoding mechanosensitive ion channel family protein, producing the protein MENVLRPLIVIGGSVVLTVVVGWLVDFALRRADERRHDTPLWGLLRRCRVPLHIVLCTALLRGFYGQAQLAKDHSAAIGRILSLVLIGSAAWLVVRIATAIVESSYARYATVHRDPARVRRVRTQVTLIQRVLSAIVGVVAAAAMLLTFPAMQAAGTSLLASAGILGIVAGVAAQSTLGNLFAGLQIAFGDMVRIGDTVVVDGEWGTVEEITLTFLAVRTWDERRITMPVSYFTSKPFENWSRGGAQMTGTVFFHLDHSAPVHQMRDKLRDILRDCAAWDGRDWGLAVTDTTPSTMQVRALVTAKDADDIWTVRVTVREQMVQWLTEKHPYALPKVTTASAEPAPNGHRPLHLAPKAPRTGRG; encoded by the coding sequence ATGGAGAACGTACTGCGTCCGTTGATCGTGATCGGCGGCTCGGTCGTGCTCACAGTGGTGGTCGGCTGGCTGGTCGACTTCGCTCTGCGCAGGGCCGACGAACGGCGTCACGACACCCCGCTGTGGGGGCTGCTACGCCGCTGCCGCGTGCCCCTGCACATCGTCCTGTGCACCGCTCTGCTGAGAGGCTTCTACGGCCAGGCCCAGCTCGCCAAGGACCACTCGGCGGCCATCGGGCGGATCCTTTCGCTCGTCCTCATCGGCTCCGCGGCCTGGCTGGTGGTGCGGATCGCCACGGCGATAGTCGAGTCCTCGTACGCCCGCTACGCCACGGTCCACCGCGATCCGGCCCGCGTCCGCAGGGTCCGTACGCAGGTGACCCTCATCCAGCGGGTGCTCTCCGCGATCGTGGGTGTCGTGGCGGCCGCGGCGATGCTGCTGACCTTCCCCGCCATGCAGGCGGCCGGCACCTCGCTGCTGGCCTCGGCCGGCATCCTCGGCATCGTCGCCGGTGTCGCGGCCCAGTCCACCCTCGGCAACCTCTTCGCGGGCCTCCAGATCGCCTTCGGCGACATGGTGCGGATCGGTGACACCGTCGTGGTGGACGGCGAGTGGGGCACCGTCGAGGAGATCACCCTGACCTTCCTCGCGGTACGCACCTGGGACGAGCGCCGGATCACGATGCCCGTGTCGTACTTCACGTCGAAACCCTTCGAGAACTGGTCCCGCGGCGGCGCGCAGATGACCGGCACGGTCTTCTTCCATCTGGACCACTCGGCGCCGGTCCACCAGATGCGCGACAAGCTCCGCGACATCCTGCGCGACTGCGCGGCGTGGGACGGCAGGGACTGGGGCCTCGCGGTCACGGACACGACGCCGAGCACGATGCAGGTCCGCGCCCTGGTCACCGCGAAGGACGCGGACGACATCTGGACCGTCCGGGTCACGGTGCGCGAGCAGATGGTGCAGTGGCTGACCGAGAAGCATCCGTACGCACTGCCGAAGGTCACCACGGCCTCGGCGGAACCCGCGCCGAACGGCCACCGCCCGCTGCACCTCGCCCCGAAGGCGCCGCGGACCGGCCGCGGCTGA
- a CDS encoding Na+/H+ antiporter has translation MDQLALLLVLLLGAVVTVPLGDRLGLPAPVLMTLAGIGMALLPFVPNVEIPPDYILPLVLPPLLYASVQRTSWRQFAANRRPIFLLAVALVFVTTAAVAAMANAIVPGLPIAAAVALGALVAPPDPVAATAVAGSLGLPRRLVSILEGEGLFNDVTAIVLYHVAIAAAVSGTFSWPSAAGRLVLSAVVAVLVGLALGWLTNKLMGLLGDAILQTGLTLLVPFVSYVLAEELLGSGVLAVLTTALYLAENAVDADDVLGRITGQTFWQIVDTLVTGAAFGLIGLELHNVFGIASGREWEMFGWGAAVVGVVVGGRLLWLLPATWLAKRLHKRRDYDEEIPTTWRETVVMWWAGMRGVASVALALAIPLKTDDGAPFPARDEIIFIAFCVIMATLVVQGLTLPWLVRKLGVRADTDAERELERALAVRAAKAAKRRLKEIEAVEELPEEVSERLLRGAFDIGARISPDVVDEERRERYAKRVDRMKAVQRIQREMMSAARHEVLAARSEPGADPEVVDRVLHHLDVRSLR, from the coding sequence GTGGATCAACTGGCGCTGCTGCTCGTCTTGTTGCTGGGGGCCGTGGTCACGGTGCCGTTGGGGGACCGGCTCGGGCTGCCCGCGCCCGTCCTGATGACGCTCGCGGGGATCGGCATGGCCCTGCTGCCGTTCGTGCCCAATGTCGAGATCCCGCCGGACTACATCCTTCCGCTGGTGCTGCCGCCGCTGCTCTACGCGTCCGTGCAGCGCACGTCGTGGCGGCAGTTCGCGGCCAACCGGCGGCCCATCTTCCTGCTCGCCGTAGCACTGGTGTTCGTGACGACGGCGGCGGTCGCCGCGATGGCCAACGCCATCGTCCCCGGGCTGCCGATCGCCGCGGCCGTGGCGCTCGGGGCGCTCGTCGCGCCGCCGGACCCGGTCGCCGCGACCGCCGTGGCGGGCTCGCTCGGGCTGCCCCGCAGACTCGTGTCGATCCTGGAGGGCGAGGGGCTCTTCAACGACGTCACGGCGATCGTGCTCTACCACGTGGCGATCGCGGCGGCGGTGAGCGGCACCTTCTCCTGGCCGTCCGCCGCGGGCCGTCTGGTGCTCTCCGCCGTGGTGGCCGTGCTCGTCGGGCTCGCGCTCGGCTGGCTGACGAACAAGCTGATGGGGCTGCTCGGCGACGCCATCCTCCAGACCGGCCTGACGCTGCTCGTGCCGTTCGTCAGCTATGTGCTGGCCGAGGAACTCCTCGGCTCCGGTGTGCTCGCCGTCCTCACCACCGCGCTCTACCTCGCGGAGAACGCGGTCGACGCCGACGACGTGCTCGGGCGCATCACCGGGCAGACCTTCTGGCAGATCGTCGACACCCTGGTGACCGGCGCCGCCTTCGGGCTCATCGGTCTCGAACTGCACAACGTGTTCGGCATCGCGAGCGGCCGTGAGTGGGAGATGTTCGGCTGGGGCGCGGCGGTCGTCGGCGTCGTCGTCGGCGGGCGGCTGCTGTGGCTGCTGCCCGCGACCTGGCTCGCCAAGCGGCTGCACAAGCGCCGGGACTACGACGAGGAGATCCCGACGACCTGGCGCGAGACCGTCGTCATGTGGTGGGCCGGTATGCGCGGCGTGGCCTCCGTGGCGCTCGCGCTCGCCATCCCGCTCAAGACCGACGACGGGGCTCCGTTCCCGGCCCGTGACGAGATCATCTTCATCGCGTTCTGCGTGATCATGGCGACGCTGGTCGTTCAGGGACTCACGCTGCCCTGGCTGGTGCGGAAGCTCGGGGTGCGCGCCGACACCGACGCGGAGCGGGAGCTGGAGCGGGCGCTCGCCGTACGCGCCGCCAAGGCCGCCAAGCGCCGCCTCAAGGAGATCGAGGCGGTCGAGGAGCTTCCGGAGGAGGTCTCCGAGCGGCTGCTGCGCGGCGCGTTCGACATCGGGGCCAGGATCAGCCCGGACGTGGTCGACGAGGAGCGGCGCGAGCGGTACGCCAAGCGCGTGGACCGGATGAAGGCCGTCCAGCGCATCCAGCGCGAGATGATGTCGGCCGCGCGCCATGAGGTCCTCGCGGCGCGCAGCGAGCCCGGCGCCGACCCGGAGGTCGTCGACCGGGTGCTGCATCACCTCGACGTACGCAGCCTGCGCTGA